From Camelina sativa cultivar DH55 chromosome 7, Cs, whole genome shotgun sequence, one genomic window encodes:
- the LOC104702197 gene encoding nuclear ribonuclease Z: MEKKEAMQIEGYPIEGLSIGGHETCIIFPSLRIAFDIGRCPHRAISQDFLFISHSHMDHIGGLPMYVATRGLYKMKPPTIIVPKSIKETVESLFEVHRKLDSSELKHNLVGLDIGEEFIIRKDLKVKAFKTYHVIQSQGYVVYSTKYKLKQEYIGLSGNEIKNLKVSGVEITNSITTPEVAFTGDTTSDFVVDENNDDVLKAKVLVMESTFLDDSVSVEHARDYGHIHLSEIVNHAEKFENKAILLIHFSARYTVKEIEDAVSALPPPLEGRVFALTRGF, translated from the exons atggagaagaaggaagcaatGCAAATCGAAGGTTACCCTATCGAGGGATTGTCGATTGGAGGGCACGAGACGTGTATCATATTCCCATCTCTTCGGATAGCTTTCGACATCGGTCGTTGCCCACATCGCGCTATTTCACAGGACTTCCTCTTTATCTCTCACTCTCACATGGATCACATC GGTGGATTGCCAATGTATGTTGCGACTAGAGGATTGTACAAAATGAAGCCTCCAACGATTATAGTCCCCAAATCGATTAAAGAAACTGTGGAGAGTTTGTTTGAGGTTCACAGAAAGTTAGATTCTTCAGAGCTAAAGCACAATCTTGTTGGCTTGGACATAG GGGAGGAGTTTATTATAAGGAAAGATCTCAAAGTCAAAGCCTTTAAGACATACCATGTCATCCAAAGCCAG GGTTATGTAGTGTATTCAACTAAATATAAGCTCAAGCAGGAGTATATTGGCCTATCTGGGAATGAAATTAAGAACTTGAAGGTTTCAGGTGTTGAG ATAACAAACAGCATAACAACTCCTGAAGTCGCTTTTACGGGAGATACAACGTCGGATTTTGTAGTTGATGAAAACAATGATGATGTTCTCAAGGCAAAGGTTCTCGTCATGGAG AGCACATTTCTTGATGATTCGGTATCCGTAGAGCATGCAAGAGATTATGGACATATCCATTTATCTGAG ATAGTAAATCATGCTGAAAAGTTTGAAAACAAAGCAATCCTGCTGATCCACTTTTCGGCTCGGTATACTGTGAAG GAAATCGAAGATGCCGTCTCTGCATTGCCTCCACCTCTAGAGGGACGTGTGTTTGCACTAACACGAGGATTCTAA
- the LOC104702198 gene encoding isochorismate synthase 1, chloroplastic, translating to MASLQLSSHFLGSNTKKHSSIISISHNNYSPTPFTRFSRKKYESCSMSMNGCEGDFKTPLGTVETRTMTPVLSPAAATDKLISAVSELKSQPPPFSSGVVRLQVPIDQQIGAIDWLQGQNEILPRCFFSRRSDVGRPDLLLDLARENGNGSVSSDRNLVSVAGIGSAVFFRDLDPFSHDDWRSIRRFLSSKSPLIRAYGGMRFDPNGKIAVEWEPFGAFYFSVPQVEFNEFGGSSMLAATVAWDDELSWTLENAIEALQETMLQVSSVVMRLRNKSLGVSVLSKNHVPTKGAYFPAVEKALEMIKLKSSSLNKVVLARNSRIITDTDIDPIAWLAQLQSEGHDAYQFCLQPPGAPAFIGNTPERLFQRNQLGVCSEALAATRPRAASRVRDMEIERDLLTSPKDDLEFSIVRENIREKLNGICDRVVVKPQKTVRKLARVQHLYSQLAGKLRREDDEFEILAALHPTPAVCGLPAEEARLLIKEIESFDRGMYAGPVGFFGGEESEFAVGIRSALVEKGLGALIYAGTGIVAGSDPSSEWNELDLKISQFTKSIEYEPKTALHAIN from the exons ATGGCGTCGCTTCAATTGTCTTCTCATTTTCTGGGCTCAAACACTAAAAAACACAGCTCCATTATTTCAATCTCTCATAATAATTACTCCCCAACTCCATTCACTAGATTCTCCCGCAAG AAGTACGAGTCATGTTCCATGTCTATGAATGGTTGTGAGGGAGATTTCAAGACGCCACTTGGTACAGTTGAGACAAGGACTATGACTCCTGTTTTATCTCCAGCGGCTGCCACTGACAAGCTTATCTCCGCCGTGTCTGAACTCAAATCCCAACCTCCTCCGTTTTCTTCCGGAGTCGTCCGTTTACAG GTACCAATTGACCAGCAAATCGGAGCAATTGATTGGCTTCAAGGCCAGAATGAGATTCTGCCTCGCTGTTTCTTCTCTCGTCGCAGTGACGTCGGCCGTCCCGACCTTCTCCTCGATCTAGCCAGAGAGAACGGGAACGGTTCAGTTTCATCTGATCGTAATCTTGTGAGCGTTGCTGGGATCGGTTCTGCAGTGTTCTTCCGTGACCTTGATCCTTTCTCTCACGATGATTGGAGATCCATCCGAAGGTTTTTGTCTTCAAAGTCACCTCTGATTCGTGCCTATGGTGGTATGCGATTTGATCCTAATGGAAAGATTGCTGTGGAATGGGAACCTTTTGGTGCCTTTTACTTTTCAGTGCCtcag GTTGAGTTTAATGAGTTTGGGGGAAGTTCAATGTTAGCTGCAACTGTTGCTTGGGATGATGAACTCTCTTGGACACTAGAAAATGCTATTGAAGCACTTCAGGAGACTATGCTTCAGGTTTCTTCTGTTGTCATGAGGTTACGAAACAAATCTCTTGGAGTATCTGTTTTGAGCAAGAATCATGTTCCTACCAAAGGTGCTTATTTCCCTGCTGTAGAGAAGGCTTTGGAGATGATCAAGCTGAAAAGCTCTTCCCTTAACAAG GTTGTGCTTGCTCGTAACAGCAGGATTATTACGGATACTGACATTGATCCCATTGCTTGGCTAGCACAGTTGCAG AGCGAAGGACATGATGCATATCAGTTCTGTCTTCAACCACCAGGTGCACCAGCTTTTATTGGAAACACG CCTGAGAGACTTTTCCAAAGGAATCAATTAGGTGTCTGCAGTGAAGCTTTGGCTGCAACTAGGCCTAGAGCTGCTTCGAGGGTGCGTGATATGGAGATTGAGCGTGACTTACTAACCAG TCCGAAAGACGACCTTGAATTCTCTATTGTACGAGAGAATATAAGAGAAAAGTTAAAC GGTATCTGTGACAGAGTCGTTGTTAAGCCCCAAAAAACTGTGAGGAAGCTTGCAAGAGTGCAGCACCTATATTCTCAATTGGCAGGGAAACTTAGGAGGGAAGATGATGAG TTTGAAATCTTGGCTGCTCTGCATCCAACTCCAGCTGTTTGTGGGCTTCCAGCAGAAGAAGCTAGGCTTTTGATTAAGGAAATAG AATCATTCGATAGAGGAATGTATGCTGGACCTGTCGGGTTTTTTGGTGGAGAGGAGAGTGAATTTGCAGTGGGGATCAGATCAGCTCTAGTCGAAAAG gGTCTTGGGGCGTTGATCTATGCGGGGACAGGGATAGTAGCAGGAAGCGATCCATCTTCAGAGTGGAATGAGCTTGATCTTAAGATATCTCAG TTCACCAAGTCAATTGAATATGAACCAAAAACAGCTCTGCATGCGATTAATTGA
- the LOC104704890 gene encoding protein QUIRKY-like translates to MNTTPFHSDPPPPPSRIQRKLVVEVVEARNILPKDGQGSSSAYVVVDFDAQKKRTSTKFRDLNPVWNEMLDFAVSDPKNMDYDELDVEVYNDKRFGNGGGRKNHFLGRVKIYGSQFSRRGEEGLVYFPLEKKSVFSWIRGEIGLKIYYYDQAADDDMAVGGGGQQQQQQQQFHPTPEQDADEQHHHQQQQQQQFHPPPQQMMNLPPEKPNVVVVEEGRVFESAQNHSYPETHQQPPMVIVEESQPQQVMQGPNDNHPQRPPSPPPPPSTGEVHYYPPEVRKMQVGRPPGGDRIRVTKRPPNGDYSPRVINSKTGGGEATMEKKAHHHPYNLVEPMQYLFVRIVKARGLPPNESAYVKVRTSNHFVRSKPAVNRPGESADSPEWNQVFALGHNRSDSAVTGGATLEISAWDASSESFLGGVCFDLSEVPVRDPPDSPLAPQWYRLEGSAADQNSGRVSGDIQLSVWIGTQVDEAFPEAWSSDAPHVAHTRSKVYQSPKLWYLRVTVLEAQDLHIAPNLPPLTAPEVRVKAQLGFQSARTRRGSMNNHSGSFHWHEDMIFVAGEPLEDCLVLMVEDRTTKEATLLGHAMIPVSSIEQRIDERFVPSKWHTLEVEGGGGGGPGGGGPYCGRISLRLCLEGGYHVLEEAAHVCSDFRPTAKQLWKPPIGILELGILGARGLLPMKAKNGGKGSTDSYCVAKYGKKWVRTRTITDSFDPRWHEQYTWQVYDPCTVLTVGVFDNWRMFSDASDDRPDTRIGKIRIRVSTLESNKVYTNSYPLLVLLPSGLKKMGEIEVAVRFACPSLLPDVCAAYGQPLLPRMHYIRPLGVAQQDALREAATKMVAAWLARAEPPLGPEVVRYMLDADSHAWSMRKSKANWYRIVGVLAWAVGLAKWLDNIRRWRNPVTTVLVHILYLVLHFEPAEIGMLARCFCTPIKIGLMLKAVA, encoded by the exons ATGAACACGACGCCGTTTCACTcggatcctcctcctcctccctcgAGGATCCAGCGTAAGCTCGTCGTCGAGGTTGTTGAAGCTCGCAATATCCTCCCTaaagatggccaaggaagctctaGCGCTTACGTCGTCGTCGATTTCGATGCTCAGAAAAAACGAACCTCCACCAAGTTCCGTGACCTCAACCCTGTCTGGAACGAGATGCTCGATTTCGCCGTCTCCGATCCCAAAAACATGGACTACGACGAGCTCGATGTCGAGGTTTACAACGACAAGAGATTCGGCAACGGTGGTGGCCGGAAAAATCATTTTCTCGGTAGGGTTAAGATCTATGGGAGCCAGTTCTCGCGAAGAGGTGAAGAAGGTCTTGTGTATTTCcccttggagaagaagagtgtGTTCAGCTGGATTCGCGGCGAGATTGGACTCAAAATCTACTATTACGACCAAGCCGCCGACGACGATATGGCCGTTGGAGGCGGAGGccagcaacaacagcaacaacaacaatttcatCCTACGCCGGAGCAAGATGCTGATGAacagcatcatcatcaacaacaacaacaacaacagtttcATCCTCCGCCGCAGCAGATGATGAATTTACCACCGGAGAAACCTAATGTAGTTGTGGTTGAAGAAGGTAGGGTTTTCGAATCGGCTCAGAATCATAGCTATCCAGAGACTCATCAGCAACCCCCGATGGTTATCGTTGAAGAGTCACAACCGCAACAGGTAATGCAAGGTCCAAACGATAACCATCCTCAACGGCCGCCGTCTCCGCCGCCACCTCCATCTACGGGGGAAGTACATTATTATCCTCCGGAAGTGAGGAAGATGCAGGTAGGTAGACCTCCCGGCGGCGATAGAATTAGGGTTACGAAGAGGCCGCCGAATGGGGATTACTCGCCTAGGGTTATCAATAGCAAAACTGGAGGAGGAGAGGCGACGATGGAGAAGAAGGCTCATCATCATCCTTACAATCTCGTTGAGCCAATGCAGTATCTCTTCGTCCGGATTGTGAAGGCGCGTGGCTTGCCCCCTAACGAGAGCGCGTATGTCAAGGTACGGACGTCGAACCATTTCGTCAGGTCTAAACCGGCCGTTAACCGGCCCGGCGAATCGGCTGATTCTCCGGAGTGGAATCAGGTTTTTGCTCTTGGTCATAACCGGTCTGATTCTGCTGTGACCGGTGGTGCCACTCTTGAGATCTCTGCTTGGGATGCTTCGTCGGAGAGTTTTCTCGGAGGAGTTTGTTTCGATTTATCAGAAGTTCCGGTTCGTGACCCGCCGGATAGTCCGCTTGCTCCTCAGTGGTATCGGCTTGAAGGCTCAGCTGCGGATCAGAATTCAGGGAGAGTTTCTGGTGACATTCAGCTCTCTGTTTGGATTGGTACTCAGGTAGATGAAGCTTTTCCGGAGGCGTGGAGCTCCGACGCTCCGCATGTAGCTCATACGAGGTCTAAGGTGTATCAATCCCCGAAGCTTTGGTACTTGAGAGTGACTGTTCTTGAAGCGCAGGATTTACATATTGCTCCCAACCTTCCGCCATTGACTGCGCCTGAGGTCCGTGTGAAAGCTCAATTAGGGTTTCAGTCTGCGCGTACAAGACGAGGCTCAATGAATAATCATAGTGGTTCGTTTCATTGGCATGAGGATATGATCTTCGTAGCCGGGGAGCCGTTGGAAGATTGTTTGGTTCTGATGGTGGAAGACAGGACGACTAAAGAAGCAACGCTTTTAGGACACGCCATGATCCCAGTGAGCTCCATCGAGCAGCGAATTGATGAACGTTTTGTGCCTTCGAAATGGCACACTTTGGAAGTAGaaggtggaggtggaggagggCCAGGAGGAGGTGGACCTTATTGTGGAAGGATTAGCCTAAGACTCTGTCTTGAAGGTGGGTATCACGTGCTTGAAGAGGCAGCGCATGTGTGCAGCGATTTCCGTCCCACAGCTAAGCAGCTCTGGAAACCGCCTATTGGAATACTTGAGTTGGGGATTCTTGGAGCTCGTGGGTTGTTGCCAATGAAGGCTAAAAATGGAGGGAAAGGTTCCACTGATTCTTATTGTGTTGCTAAGTATGGCAAGAAATGGGTCCGGACTCGAACCATAACAGACAGTTTCGACCCGAGATGGCATGAGCAGTACACTTGGCAGGTTTATGATCCTTGCACCGTGCTAACTGTTGGAGTATTCGATAATTGGAGAATGTTCTCCGACGCCTCTGATGATAGACCCGACACACGGATTGGGAAGATACGGATCAGGGTCTCGACGTTGGAGAGCAACAAAGTGTACACCAATTCGTATCCTCTGTTGGTCTTGTTACCTAGCGGTCTGAAGAAAATGGGTGAAATCGAAGTGGCAGTCCGGTTCGCATGCCCGTCGCTGCTGCCTGATGTTTGCGCAGCTTATGGACAGCCGCTTTTGCCTCGGATGCACTACATAAGGCCTCTAGGTGTAGCACAACAAGATGCATTAAGAGAAGCCGCCACAAAAATGGTAGCAGCTTGGTTGGCTAGAGCAGAACCACCATTGGGACCTGAGGTGGTTCGATATATGTTAGATGCAGATTCGCATGCGTGGAGCATGAGAAAGAGCAAAGCAAATTGGTATAGAATTGTTGGTGTTTTAGCTTGGGCAGTGGGTTTAGCTAAATGGTTGGATAATATCCGGCGGTGGAGGAATCCTGTGACAACGGTGCTAGTCCATATTCTATATCTGGTTCTT cACTTCGAGCCGGCTGAAATTGGTATGCTGGCTAGATGTTTTTGCACCCCCATAAAG ATCGGCCTTATGTTAAAAGCTGTTGCATAG
- the LOC104702202 gene encoding uncharacterized protein LOC104702202 has product MAVVGAPISSPSAHLHTRFLSNPVLPRFRRSYTVGKSPPASFSVVSMAPQKKVNKYDAKWKKQWYGAGLFFEGSEQVNVDVFKKLEKRKVLSNVEKSGLLSKAEELGLTLSSLEKLKVFSKAEELGLLSLLENLAGTSPAVLASASLPALTAAIVAIVLIPDDSTTLVVAQSVLAGALALTGVVLLVGSVVLDGLQEAD; this is encoded by the exons ATGGCTGTCGTCGGCGCTCCGATATCGTCTCCGTCGGCTCACTTGCATACACGATTTCTCTCTAATCCCGTTCTCCCCCGCTTTCGCCGCTCTTATACCGTCGGCAAATCACCACCAGCATCTTTCTCCGTCGTCTCTATGGCTCCCCAGAAAAAG gtgaaCAAGTATGATGCCAAATGGAAGAAACAATGGTACGGAGCTGGATTGTTCTTCGAAGGGAGTGAGCAAGTGAACGTCGACGTTTTCAAGAAGCTGGAGAAGCGGAAAGTTCTGAGCAACGTTGAGAAATCTGGCCTTCTCTCAAAAGCAGAGGAGTTGGGACTCACATTGTCATCTCTTGAGAAGCTTAAAGTCTTCTCCAAAGCAGAGGAGCTTGGTCTTCTCAGTCTCCTCGAGAATTTAGCCGGAACATCGCCTGCGGTCTTAGCCTCGGCTTCATTACCGGCTCTGACGGCTGCAATTGTTGCCATTGTGCTGATCCCGGATGACTCAACTACTCTGGTGGTTGCTCAGTCGGTTTTGGCTGGTGCTCTTGCCCTTACAGGCGTTGTTTTGTTGGTTGGATCTGTTGTTTTGGATGGACTTCAAGAAGCTGactga
- the LOC104702201 gene encoding calcium-dependent protein kinase 30 isoform X1 produces MGNCIACVKFDPEDSKQNQRKKKTPRERKRNLYDDPDGLRSHAPLRVIPMSHQSQISDKYILGRELGRGEFGITYLCTDRETREALACKSISKRKLRTAIDVEDVRREVTIMSTIPEHPNVVKLKATYEDNENVHLVMELCEGGELFDRIVARGHYTERAAATVARTIAEVVRMCHINGVMHRDLKPENFLFANKKENSALKAIDFGLSVLFKPGERFTEIVGSPYYMAPEVLKRNYGPEVDVWSAGVILYILLCGVPPFWAETEQGVALAILRGVLDFKRDPWSQISESAKSLVKQMLEPDPTKRLTAQQVLDHPWIQNAKKAPNVPLGDIVRSRLKQFSMMNRLKKKALRVIAEHLSIQEVEVIRNMFTLMDDDNDGKISYLELRAGLKKVGSQLGEAEIKLLMEVADVNGNGCLDYGEFVAVIIHLQKMENDEHFRQAFMFFDKDGSGYIESEELREALTDELGEPDNSVIIDIMREVDTDKDGRINYDEFVVMMKAGTDWRKASRQYSRERFKSLSLNLMKDGSMHLHDALTGQSIAV; encoded by the exons ATGGGTAATTGTATCGCCTGCGTCAAGTTTGACCCAgaagactcaaaacaaaaccagaggaagaagaagactccaCGGGAACGGAAACGTAACTTATACGACGATCCCGATGGTTTAAGATCTCACGCTCCGTTACGTGTGATCCCTATGAGCCATCAATCTCAGATCAGCGACAAGTATATCTTAGGAAGAGAGCTCGGTCGCGGCGAGTTCGGAATCACATATCTCTGTACAGACCGAGAGACTCGTGAAGCTTTAGCCTGCAAATCTATCTCCAAGAGAAAGCTCCGTACCGCCATCGACGTGGAAGACGTCCGCCGCGAGGTAACGATCATGTCGACTATTCCGGAACACCCGAACGTTGTGAAACTCAAGGCGACTTATGAGGACAACGAGAACGTTCATCTTGTGATGGAGCTTTGTGAAGGAGGCGAGCTTTTTGATCGGATCGTTGCTAGGGGACATTATACGGAGCGTGCCGCGGCTACAGTTGCGAGGACGATCGCTGAGGTTGTGAGGATGTGTCATATCAATGGTGTTATGCATAGAGATTTGAAGCCTGAGAATTTCTTGTTTGCTAACAAGAAGGAGAACTCTGCTCTTAAAGCAATTGATTTTGGCTTATCTGTACTTTTCAAACCTG GAGAGAGGTTTACAGAGATTGTAGGAAGTCCTTATTATATGGCTCCAGAAGTGTTGAAGAGAAATTATGGACCAGAGGTTGATGTGTGGAGTGCTGGAGTTATCCTCTATATCTTGCTCTGTGGTGTTCCTCCGTTTTGGGCTG AGACTGAACAAGGTGTGGCTCTTGCAATCTTGAGGGGAGTTCTTGATTTTAAGAGAGATCCTTGGTCACAGATATCAGAGAGTGCAAAGAGCCTTGTGAAGCAGATGTTAGAACCTGATCCCACTAAGCGTTTGACTGCTCAGCAAGTTCTTG ATCACCCATGGATACAGAATGCTAAGAAAGCTCCAAATGTTCCTTTAGGGGATATTGTTAGGTCAAGGTTGAAGCAATTCTCTATGATGAATAGATTGAAAAAGAAAGCGTTGCGC GTCATCGCCGAGCACTTGTCTATTCAAGAAGTTGAAGTGATCAGAAACATGTTTACACTCATGGATGATGACAACGACGGTAAAATATCATACCTAGAACTCAGAGCTGGACTCAAGAAAGTTGGTTCACAACTGGGTGAAGCCGAGATCAAACTGTTGATGGAAGTG GCCGATGTTAACGGAAATGGATGCCTGGACTATGGAGAGTTTGTAGCAGTGATAATTCACTTGCAGAAGATGGAGAATGATGAACATTTCAGACAAGCTTTTATGTTCTTTGACAAAGATGGAAGTGGATACATCGAATCAGAAGAACTACGGGAAGCTTTAACCGATGAGTTAGGTGAACCAGACAACAGCGTTATAATCGATATCATGCGTGAAGTTGACACTGACAAG GATGGACGAATAAACTAcgatgagtttgtggtgatgatGAAAGCTGGAACAGATTGGAGAAAGGCATCAAGACAGTACTCaagagagaggtttaaaagtTTAAGCTTAAACTTGATGAAAGACGGTTCAATGCATCTACACGACGCACTCACTGGACAATCTATTGCAGTTTGA
- the LOC104702201 gene encoding calcium-dependent protein kinase 30 isoform X2 yields the protein MGNCIACVKFDPEDSKQNQRKKKTPRERKRNLYDDPDGLRSHAPLRVIPMSHQSQISDKYILGRELGRGEFGITYLCTDRETREALACKSISKRKLRTAIDVEDVRREVTIMSTIPEHPNVVKLKATYEDNENVHLVMELCEGGELFDRIVARGHYTERAAATVARTIAEVVRMCHINGVMHRDLKPENFLFANKKENSALKAIDFGLSVLFKPGERFTEIVGSPYYMAPEVLKRNYGPEVDVWSAGVILYILLCGVPPFWAETEQGVALAILRGVLDFKRDPWSQISESAKSLVKQMLEPDPTKRLTAQQVLDHPWIQNAKKAPNVPLGDIVRSRLKQFSMMNRLKKKALRVIAEHLSIQEVEVIRNMFTLMDDDNDGKISYLELRAGLKKVGSQLGEAEIKLLMEVADVNGNGCLDYGEFVAVIIHLQKMENDEHFRQAFMFFDKDGSGYIESEELREALTDELGEPDNSVIIDIMREVDTDKDGRINYDEFVVMMKAGTDWRKASRQYSRERFKSLSLNLMKDGSMHLHDALTGQSIAV from the exons ATGGGTAATTGTATCGCCTGCGTCAAGTTTGACCCAgaagactcaaaacaaaaccagaggaagaagaagactccaCGGGAACGGAAACGTAACTTATACGACGATCCCGATGGTTTAAGATCTCACGCTCCGTTACGTGTGATCCCTATGAGCCATCAATCTCAGATCAGCGACAAGTATATCTTAGGAAGAGAGCTCGGTCGCGGCGAGTTCGGAATCACATATCTCTGTACAGACCGAGAGACTCGTGAAGCTTTAGCCTGCAAATCTATCTCCAAGAGAAAGCTCCGTACCGCCATCGACGTGGAAGACGTCCGCCGCGAGGTAACGATCATGTCGACTATTCCGGAACACCCGAACGTTGTGAAACTCAAGGCGACTTATGAGGACAACGAGAACGTTCATCTTGTGATGGAGCTTTGTGAAGGAGGCGAGCTTTTTGATCGGATCGTTGCTAGGGGACATTATACGGAGCGTGCCGCGGCTACAGTTGCGAGGACGATCGCTGAGGTTGTGAGGATGTGTCATATCAATG GTGTTATGCATAGAGATTTGAAGCCTGAGAATTTCTTGTTTGCTAACAAGAAGGAGAACTCTGCTCTTAAAGCAATTGATTTTGGCTTATCTGTACTTTTCAAACCTG GAGAGAGGTTTACAGAGATTGTAGGAAGTCCTTATTATATGGCTCCAGAAGTGTTGAAGAGAAATTATGGACCAGAGGTTGATGTGTGGAGTGCTGGAGTTATCCTCTATATCTTGCTCTGTGGTGTTCCTCCGTTTTGGGCTG AGACTGAACAAGGTGTGGCTCTTGCAATCTTGAGGGGAGTTCTTGATTTTAAGAGAGATCCTTGGTCACAGATATCAGAGAGTGCAAAGAGCCTTGTGAAGCAGATGTTAGAACCTGATCCCACTAAGCGTTTGACTGCTCAGCAAGTTCTTG ATCACCCATGGATACAGAATGCTAAGAAAGCTCCAAATGTTCCTTTAGGGGATATTGTTAGGTCAAGGTTGAAGCAATTCTCTATGATGAATAGATTGAAAAAGAAAGCGTTGCGC GTCATCGCCGAGCACTTGTCTATTCAAGAAGTTGAAGTGATCAGAAACATGTTTACACTCATGGATGATGACAACGACGGTAAAATATCATACCTAGAACTCAGAGCTGGACTCAAGAAAGTTGGTTCACAACTGGGTGAAGCCGAGATCAAACTGTTGATGGAAGTG GCCGATGTTAACGGAAATGGATGCCTGGACTATGGAGAGTTTGTAGCAGTGATAATTCACTTGCAGAAGATGGAGAATGATGAACATTTCAGACAAGCTTTTATGTTCTTTGACAAAGATGGAAGTGGATACATCGAATCAGAAGAACTACGGGAAGCTTTAACCGATGAGTTAGGTGAACCAGACAACAGCGTTATAATCGATATCATGCGTGAAGTTGACACTGACAAG GATGGACGAATAAACTAcgatgagtttgtggtgatgatGAAAGCTGGAACAGATTGGAGAAAGGCATCAAGACAGTACTCaagagagaggtttaaaagtTTAAGCTTAAACTTGATGAAAGACGGTTCAATGCATCTACACGACGCACTCACTGGACAATCTATTGCAGTTTGA